GAGATTGATTCTCTAGTAGACAGTAGTCGACCTTTGGACGGTAGGGAATTGCGATGGAACGAGTTGATGTgtattctttctttgcttttatcACTGTATATTTCTTTTGTTCTATCTGAATATCTGAATCAGAATTTACTTGGGTTTTTTTGTGTTACAGGCTTCATGGAGAGCTAAGGCCTGACTGTTGATTTCTTCCTGGAGGCTTGGAATCAAATTTAGACTGGCAACAGCTTTCCTGATCTCTAGTTATAGTGGGGCAAATCTCCTTTGGCAACATATTCAGGTTTCTGACTGAAACGATTCAGGCTTTTGTGGACATTTCAAACTTTCACCTACTCAGCAAAACTTCAGCATCGCAGAAGTGCTTTGAGGAGACTTAATTTGATGAACTATCTGAGGAAATGTTGCACATGCTCGCTTTTTCCACAAGTCCATCCTTGCAGTCTTCAGCAGCTTCACTCAGACCTGTGCAAGTATTCTGAACAAGAAGTCATCGCTTGTTAGACTTCTGTGACTGGAAAACTATTCGAAAGTTTCTGCTGCTGGAAACTTTGGCTCTAAGTCCATTTTTTTGGGCAAATCTCCTTTGGCATTTCGGAGTCCTTAGTTGGCTCCGTTTATCCCTGTAAACCAGGGGCAAATCTCCTTTGGCATCGGTTCTCCAGATTTAACAGTCACATTCTCTGCTAGATATTGACTTGTTATCTGGACCGAAAAGGTATAACTATATAATATTACAAGTGTGTTACTGAAAAGATTGATCAGCTTGACACTGGAGCATACATATTGCGTCGCAGAAAAGCATCAAGAAAGTCACTTGTATGGGAAGATTGAGCGCAAGTTGTTCTAAAATTTCTCAAGCTAGTGCAAGTTTGGAGGTATTTTTCAGTATTCATCCTTCGTTATCATCTCACTGATGGCATGCATTCATCTGTCTATGATAATATTTGCTATAGTTAGGACTTTAAATAAAAGATCGTTCCCTGACTTTATAGTTTGCTGTACTCAATACATGTGATTATTATCGATGTCTTGgcttttctaaagaaaaaaatgagctgAGGAACTTAAAGCACACAATCCTTGTTCGTGTTTAGACTACTGTGTTGAAAGATCTTGCTTCTTTGAATAATGTTCTTGAGctttttaatatgatttttccATTGTTAACTTTAGCTGGAATTCGATGTTTAATGTCAGTGATGATGACGAGTTAAATGCTTCTGTAGGTATTTGGAGAAATGGATTCTCTCTTCAGCGAGTCTGACTGGGATAGTTTTAGTGAAAGCAGTGAGGAGATGGACTTACTGTTCCAAGGTCAGGCTGTGAACCTCTTGTCTAACCTGGAGGAGAGCATTGGCAAAATCGATgacttcctttctttcgaaagaGGATTTTTTCATGGTGACATAGTGTGCTCTGTACAAGACCCATCTGGCCAACTGGGCAAAGTCATAAACATAGATATGTTTGTTGACTTGGAGAGCGTTCACGGGAAGATCATCAGAGACATAAACTCCAAGAAACTAATCAAAATTCGCTCGATTTCGGTGGGTGATCATGTTGTTTATGGACCCTGGCTTGGAAGAGTGGATAAAGTAATTGATTCTGTCACCATACTGTTCGATGATGGGACAAAGTGTGATTTCATAGGAGTTGATCAAGAAAAACTCATTCCTATTTCTACAAACATTGTCGATGACTCGCAATATCCATATTATCCTGGACAGAGGGTGAAGGTTATGGCTCCAACTGCTTCTCAAACTGCAAGATGGCTATGTGGAAGTCGGAAGGCgaaccaagaagaaggaacAGTGTGCGATGTAAAAGCCGGTTTTGTGCATGTGGATTGGATCGGGTCCGTTCTCATGGATGGTGATTTCCATTTTCCTCAACCCTCAAAATTGCAAGAGGCAAAAGACCTTGCGCTGTTGAGCTCTTTTCCGCATGCAAATTGGCAGCTTGGTGATTGGTGTATGCTTTCAGGCACAGAATGCAAGAATCGTCTTGGCAGTTCTGGAAAATTGTACAAAGGCTTTCAGAGACAGGGCACCAGTTTAAGTTCTGCATCATTGTTTGCTATTGCAAGGACGAAAACAAAGGTCGATGTTGTTTGGCAGGACGGTGGTTGTTCACTCGGAGTAGATTCGGAATCTTTGCTTCCCATAAATATTATTGACTCTCATGAGTTTTGGCCTGAGCAGtttgttttagaaaaatgcAGCCCTGATGATCCACATACTCCGATTAGTCGGAAATGGGGTGTTGTCCGAGGCATGGATGCTAAGGAAAAGACCGTAAGGATAATGTGGAAAAACACTTCGATGGAGACGCCTGATGATATTGATGGAGAACATCTTGAGGAAACCATGAGTGCTTATGAGCTACTCGAGCACCCAGATTATTCCTACTGCCTCGGTGATATTGTGTTTAGAGTGGTTCAAAATCAGTCTATTGTCAAAGCTACAAAGGATCTTGTGGAGACAGAAGCTACAAAGGCTGAGGAGGCCGTCCTCGAAAGCGAAAAGTTTGGGAGAGATCACAAGGGCAACCCCAACAATTTTTACTTGTCCTGTATTGGCAACGTTGCAGGCTTCAAAGATGGTGCTGTCAAGGTGAAATGGGCAAATGGTCTTACAACAGAGGTATAAAGTCTGGTCATCTGATGGTTTGCTTTTGTGGTTTGGAACATTACTAAACAGTCCACAACCTGTGTTATCTTCTAGGAGACTATATGTTTAGTGTTATAAACGGTACAGTGAGGTTTTTGGTCCTAAAAGAACATAAAGCAATGCCGGTATTTTATGGTTTCTAGTTGGTCGAGTGTTTGCTTGTTTAATTCTCATCTTTGAGAAGAAATGAAGTTTTGTGTTGGGTTCTCATCCTTAACCTATTATTACCTTTATTCGCCGATCTTTCTCGTACATTCTTGTGCAAAGCAAACGGGACAGGTTCGTGAATATCCTCTGCTGTTATTTCAGGTTGCACCCTATGAGATCATTCGATGTGATAAACATGAAGGTTCAACTCCATCTTCATTGCCATTTGATGGAaacattgagcaaattaatcAGCAGGTGGTTGAAAATGAGACAGTACCAATCCAGAAAGGAAAGGTaaagtctctctctccaaaaacaAATGCATGCATGTCTACATTCTCAATGGCAATCATTTTTCAGATGCGTTATGATAAGATAGATTCAAATGGTAGGATTCATAATTTGTATAACCTAGCCTAAAATCACATGGTCTCTCCCTTCCAAAGCAGCCTGATGGTGGTGTGTCAATGAGGATGTGATCGGCATGTTAAAGTGAGACAGAATTGCCACTTGCAATTAGGATCTTTGTAGATTGCTGATGTTCAGAAATCGCTTGCTTTAGCTGCAACTCTCTGAGCACATACTATATATGTCGCGCAGGATTTGCTGTTTCCTTGTACAACTGATGAAGAATGTCGGAAGCCCTCTTCTGGAAGCACCTCCTTTTTACTCCCACAGAATGCTATGCGGTTTTTAACCAGTGTTGCAGCAACCCTATTCAGATCCTTCAGCTCGGTGTCCGAGTCAGGCTCTGTGCAATTTGCTCCGATTTCTGAAGACGAAAATGGATGTCAAGCTTCTTTTGAAAATGTGGTAGTCGAGAATTGCTGTGATACAGGTTCAGAGATTCCATCTTGTGCGGAGAATGAGCTGCCAGCATCCGAATGGACAAGTTCAAAAGTTGAAGTAAAAGATGATCAAGATGTGAGGGGCCTTTTAAGTTCATCCAAGAGCATGGATGTGGAACAATTCAAGCAGTTCGATATGGTCACGGATTGCTCCGATCACCACTTTCTTGATGGTGCTGACAAAGGAGTGGCTACATCTCAGGTTAGAAAGAatgtccgacccaaaaaaaaaaaaaaaaaagaaacttcaaaGAAACAAAGCAATTAGTTATTGCATAGCAAGAAGACAGGAtgaataatgatttttttcccctttatgtAGGTTAAGAAAGGTTGGTTGAAGAAGGTTCAGCAAGAGTGGAGCATCTTGGAGAAAAATCTTCCTGGTTAGCATCTACTGCCTAAAGGATCTACACTTCTCTTTGATGTGATTTCTGTCTGTTCGCTCTTCTTTGAAATGTGACTGCTCGGTTCGGCCGGAATCTACCATTTAACTGGCATACTAGTGGATTGTTCAAGTATGATAGAATTGGACTGTCCAAGCAACCTAGTAGCATAATCTTGCCGACACAATATCAAAGCTGCCGATGAAATGGAACGTGCTATTTGCTCTCCTGTAATGCCAGTCCTCTATTCTCATGAACCTTTGCTGTACCTCAACAGACTCAATCTATGTCCGCGTCTATGAAGAAAGGATCGATCTCCTACGAGCAGCTATTGTTGGTCCTCCAGGAACTCCCTATCATGATGGCCTTTTCTTCTTCGACATTTTCCTCCCTCCAGAATTTCCAAACGAGCCACCGGTAATGACGAATGGGTTTTGTTATTCTTATGTATGTATGTGCCGAATTTCAGACAACAAATTCTTGTCCcccaaagaaaaatgaacaaataaatGTGGTGCAGATGGTACACTACCACTCTGGAGGGCTTCGTGTGAACCCTAACCTGTACGAATCCGGAAAAGTCTGTCTCAGCCTTTTGAATACTTGGACGGGCTCGGGCTCTGAAGTTTGGAACCCCGGAAGTTCCACTGTTCTTCAGGTTCTTGTGTCTCTCCAGGCCCTTGTGCTTAATGACAAGCCATACTTCAACGAAGCCGGGTATGACAAGCAACTCGGGAAAACCGAGGGCGAACGAAACTCCGTTAGTTACAACGAAAATGCGTTCCTCATGACATGCAAGTCCATGCTGTATCTTCTGCGCAAGCCGCCCAAGGTTAAGTAATTTCACAGTGTCTGATCCAATTCACCATGATCCCCTCTCATGTACATTGGCTATTAGAATGGCTAACTAGTGGTTATGTGTCTCAAAATGTTGCCAATATCTGATAGAATAGTGTCAAATGTTTTAGACAGAGGCTGATTGAATTATGGTACAATGCAGCATTTCGAGGCACTTGTGGAAGAGCACTTCAGCAGCCACAGTGACGATATTCTCTATGCTTGCAAGGAGTATATGAAAGGCGCTCCAGTGGGATTTGCTTCCAGAGCTGAAGAAAAAGCACAAGAAACTCAAAAGGGAAGCTCCACCGGGTTTAAGATCATGCTCGCCAAGCTATTCACTAAGCTCATCGATGCATTCACAGAAAAGGGGATGGACTGCAGCCAGTTTCTCAGTGCATGAAAACTGAATCTCTATGACTTCGTTGTCAAGAAACACGAAGCAGAAAATCATCTCTGGGGTTTCAAACACTCATACATAACGTGTGGATTTGGTGCTGTGGTGGCCTGATGGGCATTCTGTACATAGGTGTTGTGCTGTGTGCGCGCTTGAATCAAGAATAAAACACCTCAAGTGATGCAAGGTGTTGTGGATGCTTGCTGTGTTCTGATGTGTTGTTATGTAATGGCTTGGTGTAAAAGCTCTGAGAACAACAATGGCATAAGGACTGTCATGTCCTGCCCGTTGCCTTGTGTTATGCTACTTGTAGTAACATTCATATGGGTGCTACATGTCTGAACTACTTGCTGAAAAATGCTCCCTGCCGGTGTTTGGTTTCGTCCATGCTTGTCATCACGGGTGGGCAGACAGTTTCGTTACAGGTTACTGCATGACAAAACATCTAATTTGTGTCTTTTGAGAAGACTATAGTTCTCATTAAAAGATTTACAGAGACTTAATTTCACTGCTTTCTTATCTTgtagttggaaaaaaaaaaaaaagaacaaatcctCGTTTATGCGCTCGGTACCCTTTAAGAGGGTCGATGCCAAAACGTTAGTGAACCATATAAACGCTGAAAAAGCCTCTCTACTGCCTTTCTTCAAAATATTAACTTGAAATCTACAGCTGAGTCGCAGACAATATTTACAAATACATGCTCGAGGAATACATGTGGTCGTGAGCTGAACACTAATCTATCAACTGCTAAAACTACACCAATTACAGACAAAACACCGGGCCGGAGGAATATGGGCCCCCCTGCAGATCCACATTCGCTGCAAGATTATGCTGCTGAAGGAAACTTCGGTGGAAGCTTCAGAACATCCGCCCCCCCCCTTCCCCCGGCAATAGCAACGTTAACATCCAAGATCAGATGGACCCTGCATTGCAAAACACGCGCATGTTATTGCCTAGGTCGATTATACAACCAGCTCCTTTACTCTCCATAGGACATGAAACAAATTCAACCTGGCCAATCATgtgaaatgcaaataaaaagacaatgAGAAAACAAGCACCGATAAAATTGTATTCCGCAGTCAATTGCAAGAGTTTGGATTTGCACCGTGCGCTCAAAATGGTGCCCTGCTAAAAGTCCAAGACATCACCAAAGAAGGAATACAGGAAGAGAGGAGAGCAGGTTGAAACAAACAATACTACAACATTCGAGCACGACATCTTCAGACGATAAGGCCATTTCTGCAGCCTGCCAAGCTGAGTTCGATGTGGGATCAGTCATATATATTCGAAAATCACAGCAGGAGTAAACTCAGAATCTAGTTAGATGCTACTTCCCTTTATAGGGCTCGATTTCACTTCTTCCAAACTTGATTCTATCACTCATCCCTTAGCTATTATACTACCACCACCTATTCATGGCAGAATTGGTTGAAAATATCAATTTGCGAGCTCGTTCTCAATCTCCTGTCAAATTcacttttctcttcttgcttCCTGTCACCTCTTAAGTCCTTCCTCTGCTACTACGAACTCGCTCAATTAAACAACTATCATAAACAAAATGAATAGGGCAGATCTAGCTCAGGATCAAAATATCCTACAGCCTGACGCACATGTTAATCTAAAATATGCCTCATTGCATAATTTCTATTTGGGATAGGCTTAGGCACCATGATAGCTGCTTGGGCAAATCAAGGAACAAGAATCTTCAACTTGCCAATGCGTAATAATTCAAAGGAAGACTCATGCCGAGTTGTTTATTCTAACCCCAACAAGGAAAAATACGCAATGGCAGGAAAAGGTGTGGGGACAACTAGAAAGAGGAACACAAGTTCAACTATATCAAAACTGCCTATTCACCTAATTTTAATAGCTTAGTTTAGCCTCTTAAACAAATCGAGAACAATTACTAACCTCagacaaaagaaacaaatttaaaacaaaaaaagggcaaGAACTCATACTTTGACGACATGTCGTTAGACAAAACTAGAAatgtaaaagttcaagaactactTAAAAGGTATGGAATTACCTCAACTTGGACATCAGCTGGACTTCTTGCCTGTGAGAATACGGGATATTTGGAGGCCCCGGCTAAATGCTTCATTAAACAAGATTCTTATCTGCATTTCCTGGAATCCCGGCAACCATGAGAGAAAAGCCACAGGAGCCATCACGATAATTCCAAACAGCATATCGTACAGCCGGGCCAACGAAACTACGGTGTCCCACACCATGGTGGACTGCAAAAATGGTCTAAGCACAAGGGCAATGGATATTAGGCCCCATCCTGTGGGGACAAATGCAAGTAGGCTCTTCACAAGGTCGAGGAATTCGAGATGAGTGAACTCCAGCAATAGGATGATCACAAGAAGCACGACCACAATGACAAGCAGCTGTATGAAACGATAGCGTATGTGTTCCTTAGCAGCATATTTATCTCGAGCATATGCCATGATCACATGGATAGCGACAGCCACAACCATGTATATCCATGATAGCAAGTATACAGCAATGCTAGTGCTACCCTGGGTTATACCCAACTGATATACAACACCAtactgaaaaaggaagaaacgaaGGTCTAGAATGATCTCCAAAAGCTTGCCCCAAAGCCCTGTCGTCCTCAAATGGTCTTGTTCCTCGTACCACCAGGTCTCCCAGCTATGGTCCGCCTTAGTAAGCATCCCTCCACCATTCCATATCCACTTCATGAAATCATCGTAGTCATACACTGTCTTCAGCCAATCAAAGCCTGAAGGGTTAAATATAAATGGCGACATTATCCATGAGACGACCAGGAACCAGCTGGAGATGGTCATGGCTATGTAAACGAATGTGTCCTTGGCCATGGGACTTTGTGAGGCATACACTACCAGAATAACCCCGAGCTCGATGCCCTTCACAAAGTGACTGCGTGCATACAGTCGATAGTTCTCGGCGAATCTTTTGTGCTCCACCACGAAACCACGGCCGGTGGCTCTGTATTTCGCACCCCCGTGAAGAATGGTCCGGCCAAAATAGTGCGTTTGAGTCCCCAAAGAGAATGTGTAGAAGAATGACGCAAGCTGCAACTGCATCGTAAGGAAGTCCCAAACTGCTCCGAGGAATCCATGCTCGAGAGAGTTCTCTACAATCATTGGGAGAGAAGTGAAAAGGCCAAGCTGGACGGCAAACTGCTGGTTGAGAATAGCCGCGAGAGCTTCATTGCTGGCACTATCATTCATAGCTCTCCCTTCAATGCCACTAAGAGCAAGATAAAGGCGGCCCCACAAAAATGTGTAGACGGTAAGAACCACTATCAATGAGTTGAAGTAGAACCCTATAGTTGTGTAGAAGACAGACAGCATCCGGAAAAAGTCTAAGCGGTGACCCAGCCTATATATGTCTCTGCTCAGAACCTGCTCACCATTGCCACTGGCGACCTTGGCCTCAAACAGAGATATCTGATTCAACCCAACGTCCCTTCCCTTACCCACTTGAATATATTCGTGGTGCGTTACATTCCCTCTTCTCAGTGTACAGTTGAAGCCGGCAAATATGTCCTCACTGATGTTGATCACCTTGGAAGCCTTGCTTATCCCTCCACGGGTTAAGAACCAAAACCTATCAAAAACATCCGGGTGACCATAATGCATACGTACCTTCAAAGGGTTCGCCAGAACACGTTGCCCCAAAGTCACGAAACTCGTTTCCTGGGCGGACATAAACCAGGCAAGAGAGGACACAGAGCCAGTGAAAACATTTTCACGTACTCCTAAAATCGTTGGCCTCCTGATCCCGTAGAATTTCTTGAACTCTTCCAACAGATTACGCATTTTGAGTGCCTCCTCAAAGTAATTGTCTTGGTTCATGTCGATGGTTTGGAGCGCATCCCCCCGAGTGAAGATTATTGCGTGGTTCTGATTCTCTGGCTTTCCTTCGCCGAGCTGCACAGGGCCCGGCAACTGGATCCGGTAGATCTCGACCTCCCTCTGCAGTTGCTGGTCATACTTCACCAGAACGGAGTAAAATTCTACTCCATCCCTCCCTGAGTGAACCTCATCAATGTATGCAACTCGAACAGCCTCGTTTTCCTTCATAAGATACAAAATATCATTGGCACGCTGATCTTTACCTGCCTTCTGAACGCCATAGACCTGACAGGTGATCACATACGTGAACTTCATCAGGGCGCATGCATTCTCGCTCCCCTTGAACAGAAGACTCACGCCACTGGGTGCTCTATCAAGCATCCGTGAAGCCGACATGTGGATGGAAGGAGGACCATTCAAGCTGCCATTGGAGGACCTGAGCGAATGATGAGAAGCGATGTTTTGCGTTCCCATTCTTATGTCCATCTCTGAAGCGGAGTCTAGAAACGAAAGCATCTTAAGAGCCCTATAGTAGTACATCATTCCTCTCACGGTGCGGGACAATGTCTGGCCCCGGTAAGATGCCCAGAGACGCAGCTCTCTTGATTCCAAAATATCTTCAACATCCTCCAAGCCTTCCCTGCGCATCCTTTCCAAGAAGTTCGCCCACTCGTCCTCATAGACCTTCTGCAGATAAAACAGAGTTGAAATTCCATCCTCGTTCTCTTTTCGAAGGCCAACTTCTCCGTACAGGACATCTTCGTCGTAATAGGGAGTCAATACGGTGAAAGCCATCATTTTTTCCACGTAAGGGGCAAGAGGCATGTTCATGAAGAGCGAATTGCCAAAGAAAGCAATGCGACGCCTAGCCTCGAGATTCACTGGGACATTGTGCATCGAGTCTCTGGATGTAAGAATTGTTTGCACCCGGCGCAGCTGTCTGTAGAAAACAGGATCCTCATCACCAGGAAGCTCGACAGCATTTTCAAAGAGGAATCCTGCATCAGGGGCTCGGCCAAGGGGTGCCAGGCCCTCCTGCATCAAAGCTGGAATTGACTTCTTCACCTTTGGGAATTCTCGGACAGAAAGTTCGTAGAGAGCCTGCAGTGCATTCACTATCTTGCTCATATCTTTGGTGTCGCTCAGCAGAAGCTGAAGAAGTAAGCTCAACTTTGCATGAATATCTGTAAGAATTGTCATTTTATAAACTTCCGTGAGCTTCCCCCCCTGAATGTGTTCATCGATACAATCGAACAACTTCAGGGCGATAGATTTCTCTTCGGTATTGTCTTTGATGATCGTGATAATCAAGTGCTTGATGCTATCATATGCTTCAATAACAGCACATCGCCTATACTCATTGACGCAGATCTTCAACCAAAGATACCGGTCAGAACTATCTGCCAACTCACTTGCCTGACTCAGGGCAAGAAGCAGCTCATTGCACAGGAGGGCACAGGGCCAGCGGATTACCCTAATGTCCCAACAGTTGGGCGCAAGTTCCAAAAGCTCGAATTCTCTGTCACTAATGAGATCTTCTTCCCTGAGAGTTATCATGATTTCATTCCAGATCATTGCAAACCTCGTCGCTTCCACTTGACTGGATTCTAACTTATTGTAGGGCTGACCAAGACCATAACGCAGTCTCAGCCGGCGGATCGCATCACGCAGCTTCTTGACCATCGTCGCCTGAGGACTTAGCGTCTGCTCCCCTGGCATTAGATTAAACTGTATTGCACTAGCGAAAAACTGAAACCTAAGCCGCAGCTGCTCGATATTCCGTATTTCGCCCAAATGTGAAAACAGCCCAATCGTCGCACCAGCAACAGAAGAGAAGATAGAGTACCAAATTTGCAAGTCCATAAGGTATATCAAGATAACAGGAGTCCACAAAAGTATTATAGCCATCCTATTAGTTCTACCGAAGAACTCATGCCACCCGTACGGCATATTGTGAAGATGTAAAAGAACCTTTGTTGGAGCAACTAAAGGCTTGATTTGCAGGAAATAACTGAATGAAATTTTGCTAGCCAACACCACAACCCAAAAGAGGGCATACTTCATGTTATTCACGAGCCCTTCTCTCACGCCACGACCCACGAAAATTCGAGTGTGGAACCACCATGTAAACAGATACAATATGCGCCAATCCAACTCTTCAATTCCGTTCCGGATCCAAGGAAGAATGAAAAGCGCCAAGGCCAGCAACTCTGGAATTATAAACACTAATGCAGTCTTGAGAAATACAACGATCCGCCGATCGGCCTCTTGGGACCAATCGTCATCAGTATTCTTCTGACTCCATATTCTTGCATAGAAAACCGAAAAGACGACTATCCAAGTCACAGCAACAAGACTCTTCAACACCATCCTCAACCCAAGAAAGAACGTATCTCTCGAAACCAAACTATACTGTGTCCCCGCGTCGAGCACAGATTGCAGCAACCTGAGTCCACTCCAGGTGATAAACACCGTCAATAGCTTCACCTGCACATGCCTCCTCTCCAATGCCTGCCAAGGGTACTCCGTCCCCTCCCAAGCGATGATTATCATCGATTGTAGCAAGAGAATCAACAAAACCCAGAGCCTATCGAAGCTTCGGAAGACATTCCAAAACGACCTCTGCTCCACAAAACCCGTCTTCCCCACCCTCTGGCTCTTGTCTGCTGTTGCAAAGTAATTGCAATCCAACTCGATCGGCCATTTCAGCGTCTTGAAACATCTCCTGCTCCAAAAGTACTCATTCAAATCATCGTAATTCCGCCAAGCAGAATGTGGGGCCCTCCCGTTCCTACTGCCCTCAACCTCGATCTTAATGGTCTGGTAAATGGGCATCACAATGGACTTCAAGAACGGCTTTTGACGGTAGACCGAGGGCAAGAACGGCCTGCCCGTGTTCTCATCAATGCGAGCCTCGAGAATGTCGTTCAATTCCATGGCCATATGGTGAAACACATAGCAAATGCACTCGGGCATGAACCGCAAGTTCGCGGACTCGCCCCAGATGAGCAGATAGAGAGACACGTACAGCAATTCGCGGCGAAGGCTGGGGCCGTCGGCGCCGGAGGAAAGCCGGAGGCTGGGGACGATGGTGCCGGAGGAGAGCCGGAGGCTGTGGCGCTTGCCGAGGTAGGAGCACCAGAG
The sequence above is drawn from the Rhodamnia argentea isolate NSW1041297 chromosome 9, ASM2092103v1, whole genome shotgun sequence genome and encodes:
- the LOC115732926 gene encoding callose synthase 11-like isoform X1, encoding MNLRQRPQPTRGRVPVDAPPLPPQPPPPIPGEVYNIIPIHSLLTDHPSLRYPEVRAAAAALRFVDDLRRPPFPDWDPSAGADLLDWLSAFFGFQADNVRNQREHLVLHLANAQMRLNPPPPNPDALDPDVLQSFRRKLLRNYTLWCSYLGKRHSLRLSSGTIVPSLRLSSGADGPSLRRELLYVSLYLLIWGESANLRFMPECICYVFHHMAMELNDILEARIDENTGRPFLPSVYRQKPFLKSIVMPIYQTIKIEVEGSRNGRAPHSAWRNYDDLNEYFWSRRCFKTLKWPIELDCNYFATADKSQRVGKTGFVEQRSFWNVFRSFDRLWVLLILLLQSMIIIAWEGTEYPWQALERRHVQVKLLTVFITWSGLRLLQSVLDAGTQYSLVSRDTFFLGLRMVLKSLVAVTWIVVFSVFYARIWSQKNTDDDWSQEADRRIVVFLKTALVFIIPELLALALFILPWIRNGIEELDWRILYLFTWWFHTRIFVGRGVREGLVNNMKYALFWVVVLASKISFSYFLQIKPLVAPTKVLLHLHNMPYGWHEFFGRTNRMAIILLWTPVILIYLMDLQIWYSIFSSVAGATIGLFSHLGEIRNIEQLRLRFQFFASAIQFNLMPGEQTLSPQATMVKKLRDAIRRLRLRYGLGQPYNKLESSQVEATRFAMIWNEIMITLREEDLISDREFELLELAPNCWDIRVIRWPCALLCNELLLALSQASELADSSDRYLWLKICVNEYRRCAVIEAYDSIKHLIITIIKDNTEEKSIALKLFDCIDEHIQGGKLTEVYKMTILTDIHAKLSLLLQLLLSDTKDMSKIVNALQALYELSVREFPKVKKSIPALMQEGLAPLGRAPDAGFLFENAVELPGDEDPVFYRQLRRVQTILTSRDSMHNVPVNLEARRRIAFFGNSLFMNMPLAPYVEKMMAFTVLTPYYDEDVLYGEVGLRKENEDGISTLFYLQKVYEDEWANFLERMRREGLEDVEDILESRELRLWASYRGQTLSRTVRGMMYYYRALKMLSFLDSASEMDIRMGTQNIASHHSLRSSNGSLNGPPSIHMSASRMLDRAPSGVSLLFKGSENACALMKFTYVITCQVYGVQKAGKDQRANDILYLMKENEAVRVAYIDEVHSGRDGVEFYSVLVKYDQQLQREVEIYRIQLPGPVQLGEGKPENQNHAIIFTRGDALQTIDMNQDNYFEEALKMRNLLEEFKKFYGIRRPTILGVRENVFTGSVSSLAWFMSAQETSFVTLGQRVLANPLKVRMHYGHPDVFDRFWFLTRGGISKASKVINISEDIFAGFNCTLRRGNVTHHEYIQVGKGRDVGLNQISLFEAKVASGNGEQVLSRDIYRLGHRLDFFRMLSVFYTTIGFYFNSLIVVLTVYTFLWGRLYLALSGIEGRAMNDSASNEALAAILNQQFAVQLGLFTSLPMIVENSLEHGFLGAVWDFLTMQLQLASFFYTFSLGTQTHYFGRTILHGGAKYRATGRGFVVEHKRFAENYRLYARSHFVKGIELGVILVVYASQSPMAKDTFVYIAMTISSWFLVVSWIMSPFIFNPSGFDWLKTVYDYDDFMKWIWNGGGMLTKADHSWETWWYEEQDHLRTTGLWGKLLEIILDLRFFLFQYGVVYQLGITQGSTSIAVYLLSWIYMVVAVAIHVIMAYARDKYAAKEHIRYRFIQLLVIVVVLLVIILLLEFTHLEFLDLVKSLLAFVPTGWGLISIALVLRPFLQSTMVWDTVVSLARLYDMLFGIIVMAPVAFLSWLPGFQEMQIRILFNEAFSRGLQISRILTGKKSS
- the LOC115732926 gene encoding callose synthase 11-like isoform X2, with the protein product MNLRQRPQPTRGRVPVDAPPLPPQPPPPIPGEVYNIIPIHSLLTDHPSLRYPEVRAAAAALRFVDDLRRPPFPDWDPSAGADLLDWLSAFFGFQADNVRNQREHLVLHLANAQMRLNPPPPNPDALDPDVLQSFRRKLLRNYTLWCSYLGKRHSLRLSSGTTDGPSLRRELLYVSLYLLIWGESANLRFMPECICYVFHHMAMELNDILEARIDENTGRPFLPSVYRQKPFLKSIVMPIYQTIKIEVEGSRNGRAPHSAWRNYDDLNEYFWSRRCFKTLKWPIELDCNYFATADKSQRVGKTGFVEQRSFWNVFRSFDRLWVLLILLLQSMIIIAWEGTEYPWQALERRHVQVKLLTVFITWSGLRLLQSVLDAGTQYSLVSRDTFFLGLRMVLKSLVAVTWIVVFSVFYARIWSQKNTDDDWSQEADRRIVVFLKTALVFIIPELLALALFILPWIRNGIEELDWRILYLFTWWFHTRIFVGRGVREGLVNNMKYALFWVVVLASKISFSYFLQIKPLVAPTKVLLHLHNMPYGWHEFFGRTNRMAIILLWTPVILIYLMDLQIWYSIFSSVAGATIGLFSHLGEIRNIEQLRLRFQFFASAIQFNLMPGEQTLSPQATMVKKLRDAIRRLRLRYGLGQPYNKLESSQVEATRFAMIWNEIMITLREEDLISDREFELLELAPNCWDIRVIRWPCALLCNELLLALSQASELADSSDRYLWLKICVNEYRRCAVIEAYDSIKHLIITIIKDNTEEKSIALKLFDCIDEHIQGGKLTEVYKMTILTDIHAKLSLLLQLLLSDTKDMSKIVNALQALYELSVREFPKVKKSIPALMQEGLAPLGRAPDAGFLFENAVELPGDEDPVFYRQLRRVQTILTSRDSMHNVPVNLEARRRIAFFGNSLFMNMPLAPYVEKMMAFTVLTPYYDEDVLYGEVGLRKENEDGISTLFYLQKVYEDEWANFLERMRREGLEDVEDILESRELRLWASYRGQTLSRTVRGMMYYYRALKMLSFLDSASEMDIRMGTQNIASHHSLRSSNGSLNGPPSIHMSASRMLDRAPSGVSLLFKGSENACALMKFTYVITCQVYGVQKAGKDQRANDILYLMKENEAVRVAYIDEVHSGRDGVEFYSVLVKYDQQLQREVEIYRIQLPGPVQLGEGKPENQNHAIIFTRGDALQTIDMNQDNYFEEALKMRNLLEEFKKFYGIRRPTILGVRENVFTGSVSSLAWFMSAQETSFVTLGQRVLANPLKVRMHYGHPDVFDRFWFLTRGGISKASKVINISEDIFAGFNCTLRRGNVTHHEYIQVGKGRDVGLNQISLFEAKVASGNGEQVLSRDIYRLGHRLDFFRMLSVFYTTIGFYFNSLIVVLTVYTFLWGRLYLALSGIEGRAMNDSASNEALAAILNQQFAVQLGLFTSLPMIVENSLEHGFLGAVWDFLTMQLQLASFFYTFSLGTQTHYFGRTILHGGAKYRATGRGFVVEHKRFAENYRLYARSHFVKGIELGVILVVYASQSPMAKDTFVYIAMTISSWFLVVSWIMSPFIFNPSGFDWLKTVYDYDDFMKWIWNGGGMLTKADHSWETWWYEEQDHLRTTGLWGKLLEIILDLRFFLFQYGVVYQLGITQGSTSIAVYLLSWIYMVVAVAIHVIMAYARDKYAAKEHIRYRFIQLLVIVVVLLVIILLLEFTHLEFLDLVKSLLAFVPTGWGLISIALVLRPFLQSTMVWDTVVSLARLYDMLFGIIVMAPVAFLSWLPGFQEMQIRILFNEAFSRGLQISRILTGKKSS